Within the Eucalyptus grandis isolate ANBG69807.140 chromosome 1, ASM1654582v1, whole genome shotgun sequence genome, the region gagaaagggttGAGAGTTTCCTCGCTAGATTTTTCACTATATTGAAAGATAGCGTGTTGATAAAGATCAATCACTCGATAAATTACTTGGGATTTAGTCTctaaatttgagataaatgaggAGATAAGTTTCCCAAATCACTTGGAATTTTCCGATCAAGTCAACGTCCAAGCAAACACTGACCGCAGACGACCATCGGGTTTTCGACACGTGTCACTGTTGAATCTGGAAAAATATCTACGGTCAATCACAAGAAGATATGATCTTTTGCGGTGGCAGCCACGTCACTCATTtttccaagattttttttttttcccttatcttctttgttcttcaccCGACGGACGAGACGTACTGCATGAACTCCGCGTCGTTCTCGAGCCCCGCCATCGTCGCCGGCGCCAGCACCACCTCGAGGTCGACGGACCCGCCGCCCTCCCGGCCGGGGAACGCCGAGATCTTGCCGTCGAACTTGTTCGCCCTGCCGCTCCTCACCGCCAGGGGCCGCCCCCACCCGAAGTCGTTCGCGTACATGGGGAACCGCGGGGAGCTCCCATCGTGATCGACGCGCCGTCGAAGTTGCCCAGCGGAAGAGCCGCGGCTCCCTCTCCCAGGCCTCCACGCCCCGCCGCACCGTGGCGTCGCCGTGCGCGACGACGTTCCGGTGCAGCAGCCCCGCGGACCAGGCCAGGTCGCGGGACAGCAGCTCCCCGGCGGGCGCGGCGGTCGGGATGCTCTGGATCGCGTTGCCGAAGTAGTACGGCTCGATCCGCGGCTCGATCCGGTGGCGACAGTTGACCGCCATCCGGAACGTCGACGTCTTGGACGGGGCCAGCTTCCTCGCGCGCGTGACGCTCCGCCACAGCTGCCCGCACAGCGACTGGAACGACGATATCTCCGTCGGTGCTACCTTCCCGTTCCCGGCCAGGAAGCCGTCGTTGCTACGCTTCCCCATGATCTCGGCCACCGCCGGGGAGACGCCGGCGCCGTTGGCTACTGACTTCATCTTCAGGATCGCGGCTCGGCTGAAGTGGAAGATCCGCTCGCGCAGCGGCTCGTGCTGGGAGAACGTCACGGCGGGGCCGCCGGCGGGGAGGCGGAGGACCGCGGAAGGCGAGACGAACGCGTTGTCGCGGCAGAAGTCCGGGGAATTCGAGGGCCGCTTCGAGCCCCGGGCGGCCTCGGCGAACGAGTTGAAGAAGTGCCAGAATGAAGTCCCGTCCGTGACGGCGTGGTTGACAGTGCAGCCGACGAAGACGCCGTCGGCCAGCTCGGTGACCTGGACGGCGAGCAGCGGGAGGAAGTGGCCGTTGTAGCTGACGGTGCGGTCGAAGGCGAAGAACTGCTTGACGCAGTCCGGGACGTCCCTGTCGGGGGAGAGGACGCCGCGGACGGTGAGGTGCTTGGCCCTGGCCTCGATGAAGTCGACGCCGGCGTCGTTGCAGAGAATGTGGACGTGGCCGAGGGGTCGGTGGAGaggcggccggcgagggcggggAAGTGGGAGAGGGCGAGGGAGAGGGCCCGcttgaggaggaggatgaggtcGGAGAAGACGAGGAGAGGGGGTCGGAGAGGAGGACGCCCTTCTGGATGTAGTGGCAGGAGAGCATCGGGAGGTCGGAGACCGAGAGCTTCAgggagggggcggcggcggcggcggggcggcggcgggggtggGGGTGGAGGGGTAGACGGTGGATTTGGAGGTGATGGTGAGGGAGGGGGAAGAGGATGGCATTTTGGTGATTTTTGGGGGTGCGGTAGTTGGTTTATAGTTATTGGTGGTTGAGTGTTGGGATCTGGTCGGATGAAGGAAGAGATATTGTGGGGGGGTTTATATAGGAGAAAGGCACTTGAATGGGGGGGTGTCGGGTTCATGCATTTGGAGAGGAAGTTTCGTTTCCAAAGTTTTATTATTGCATGGACGGGATGCACGCGTGTTTAGTGCATGCTGGAGTTTTTTTTCAGATCACGTGAATCTCACGTGACTTTTAAGCCCCTAGATAAAAAATTCACGTGGTTCTCGCTAGTTCAATACAATGCCATTTGCTCCATTCCGGTGACGATTGAATTTATGGACACAAGCCGTCGTCGAAAACAAGATTTAGCAAAAGGACGTGATCGAGCCAACAATAGTATGATCTAATCAATTGGGCTGGCCAGCGATATAGTAGAAAATCCTTATTTTTGTCTCCTAGGCACAGACCATTCACAAGAGCCGTAATAATCTCATCAATGACGCGGGGTTCGTACTACCTTGTGAGCGCAAAAGACAGTACATCTCTAGTTAAGTAGCAAACACTAAAATCTGAATATAAATGCGCTGCGACCACGAAATTATTTCTCTTTACTAGTCAAAGAAATCATTTTGATTTTGGACACCCATCTAGATCCAAATTGCgcatgttcttttcttttttgtcctttttgaaATGACATTTATATAGTCTAATCCCACTCACAAGTATGAGCAAAAGGTTCTTTAAATAAGTGGCAATGAACTTGGTAAAATAAAGCTCCGGAGACACATGTTGTCCGAGGACAAGATCTTGTAGTCCGCACGACACATGGAGAATTAGAACATGAGGATAAAACAAGGGTCATTGTCATGGGATTGTAAGAATTCGTTAGACTCCTATTGTTTTGTCCTATTAGGCTACTGTTGTACTTTTGTTTGTGCTTGCTTTTGATTAACACATTGTGCATTGTATGTTGAAGATAAAGAGCGAAAAAGCTACCGAGGCTAGCGGTCAAATCGTGCACAAAACAACACAGCGGCTACTCCCAATCGATCCGGATATGGAACGACATCATTTTCAATTGCGGACGTGTCACTGTAATTATACCTAATGACATGATAAGGGTATGATTAGGCACTTGCATAGTAAGGTTGTCCATGAAATGAGACGTGGACCCATGCTTATGATGACCTGAATAGTTTCATGCTGGTCGAGTTTTCAAGAAGAGTATTCAAGAGGGTGACCATTTCGACATGGGGGATCGTAATTATGTAGTTGGGGCGTGATGGTGCGATGGTATTAGAGCAGCGCATTGACCGGAAATGTGGGAGTCGCGTGGACACGAGACAAAGTGTTACGTTAGCAGTCACCTCTGAAAAACTATTAATCTCGGAATTTGCTAGGCTATAGACTAACACTGATAGGGACGTCGATAGTAGAAGTGAGAAAGTAAatcaaaatctcaattttcGATGAGTGATTGAAATTGACTTGCGGCTTTAATCATAGGGGGCGCCTCACTCTCGACTATAGAGTCACCGCATTGAGCACTTTTTTTTGGAGAGCTCGAATTACATAAAATGGGCAGAGTTGttaccaaaatattttattatattttttagaatGATAACTCATTAATAAAACCTCTATTTGAAAACTCATCAATTAAGAAAGTGAACATTTTtcgacactttttttttccctcgagTAACTATAGCAGCCACTGCTAGTTTAAAACCCTCAAATAAAGGATGAATAATACCTTTTACAAAAGGTTTTCTCTCTATTGATGGTGATTGCTCTAATCAATGAAGTTAGACGTTTAAAtgattaggggtgtgcaaaaagAACCGAGACTCGCTCGGTCGCTCAAAACCaatggttcttgagggaaccggtttGGTTCCTGGTTCTAATTTATGGGAACCGATAGGTACTGTCACTGTTTCTGGGTTCTAATTTATGGGCAAATGCAGTTTCTGTCAGTTtaggttccatgggcggattcATCCACCCTCCCACCTGAACCGGaccgattatattaaaataatatattaatttttaatattaaaaaaatgaaattacaaattaacaaactcaaatcaaataattaaaaaaattaattaaagtgggaaaaaaaaatctaaagtgCACCAAATGGAGAGGTGCTGATCTCCAGTCAAACCACATGGAGAGGCGTTGAAGCTAAAAAGTCCAAAGTGCACCTTGACAAAACGCCGAGCAATTGGTGGTCAAAAAGCAAGCACGTGAAGAAGCAGGGCTgcaagaggaggagaagaagaatagatCAGGCGACGAAGAACTAgcaattttggtcgaaaatcaAAGTTGTTTCCCGTCAAAATCGTAGCTTtcgagaaaatgatattattattattgtgagaccggttccatggatccacttgggaatcggaccggaccggcggtccggttctcgagtggatccatgcaactaacgggtggatcccggttctaATTTTTCGAAACTGGTCCTTAACGGGCGGTTCCTAGTTCTAAGTCGAGGATTGctcgcccggaccatgcacacccctacaaaTGATAGATGGTTTTCAACAATTAAAGTATTCCTTGAGAGGAATTGTCCAATTAGTACTTAATTTATTGTAGAGATGCTAATtatatcttaaacttttcaattttattaattgagtcataaaattttgattaaattagaAAGTTTGTGACTAAATCGATATTTCTATAATAGGTTTACAGCTCATCAGGTGATTTTTTCGTACCTCACATCATtccataatttgaattttacgaATCTTGGATACTAATTGTCAATTAGCACGTGAGAGACATGGGCGGACTACAGCACGACAATGAACCTCTCCTCAGTCATCAGctgaagcaaagaaaaaatgTCGACGAGTTCGTGAAATTTCACGAGGACCTCAAGCTCCTGATTTTTTATTCACGGGTCGAGAAACACGCCGGCGGATTTTCCACATCATCCGCCATTCAGACCAGCCTTTTGCTTTTTAGCTCTTGACAGAACACCACATCCGACCCGATTGGACAAGTGGACATCCACCTTCTGTTCACATCTTTCCTTGGGACAGGTAATCGTTTGGGTGGAGACTGTTgacttccttccttccttccttctccgAAGATGAAAGCCAAAAGCGGGACGACTTCTTTTGACCGTCTACTGCGAAAACGCGCTTTCATTTTAAACGTGAATCCTTTCCTTCTTGCTTTCTCCTTCTTGGAAAGTGCGAAAAAGATGGCAACCCGAATGAGAGAAATCCCACGAGCCGCAGCATCGAAGAATATTAGATTTCGTTTGGTCTTTGGACAGCCCTTTTCTTGcaaccaagagagagagagagagagagagagagagagtgattttCCAAGAATGTTTTATGTGTACGGTGTCTGCTTTATGCACCGTCCTCGTTTATCTTATAATTGTTGTACCTCCTAATCATCATTAGATGGCTTTAGCGACGGGGAAAGAGGAGACCTAATAGCGCCCGCTTCTACTTTTTTGTTCCGCTCTTCTCTAATGATTCGTGTTCCTTTGCCTTTCTCATGCCTACTTTCCATTTGCTTAGGTTCCTGCCAAGTCATGATCCCGGTGCGACCTATATTTCTGAGTAAAGTGAGGATCGGAGACGATAAAGGTGTGAACAGGTCTAAAGGCTTGCGGCCACTCGaacaaaaatatgagaaaaagatTTATGGAGCCCAGCATGCCAACTCCAAAAGAACGGTCGGCATTAGGAGTTGTTGAACCAAGTTATGAATCATTCAACTCATTCACGCGTATTTTGTCGGGTAAGTTTGGGTCTTTCTCACTATAAGAGTGGCTCAAAAGAGTGAGATTTTCTCTCACACTTTATTAAGTGACTATAAGACCCTTCCACAATTGATGTGAGGGACAATCTCAACAATTTCTCCTTAACAAATCGTGTTTGGATTGGAGGCACAATAACTTGTGACTCTCTAGTGTGAGAGTTGGGTCCAAACTTATTGAAAAGTTGGACTCTCATACCAGTGTTGAGTGATTTTGAGACTCTCTTACTACAAAAGCTAGCTTAGAAGTGAATATTTCCCTCACATTTATAAAACGACCACCAGCCCCTTCCACAATTGATACAGGACAACCTCAACACATTCAATGTGGAACTCTAGCTTGGTGTGAGTAGAAATAATCGGTTTTAGGGTAAGTAGACTCCAGGTAACAAACTTGGATCCAATGTTGTCAGAGTCAGTTTCTGTTCTCGGCTTTTGAAACTAGGAGCCGAAACAGGAACTGAACCCATCAACCCTTGAAACCTATCTATGTTATCTTACTTCTTTTTTCAACTAGCAAGGTGTTGATAGAGGTGCCTCACGCCAATGAAGTTTGTGATTATGAAAGTTTAGGACTCAAAAATAAGTTGCACAGACTAGTGGAGAACCTCCGAAGAGTACTCATGATGAACGAAGAACATAGGGCAGATTATTTTGGCACATGTAAGTGCTTTTTCCTAACTTCCTCAACACTAGAGGATTGCAGAGACTCGTGATAATCGTGTCATGCTGCACCCACGTAGCACAAGAAGAAGCCAAGAACCTTACAGTTGCTTGACCGACAGCGAGATATAGTAATGCGCGAGCAAATCACATACAGAACAGAATCGACAAAGACAGGAACCAACTTCACAGGAAACTTCACCTCACCCTACTGCTACGTCCTCACTGCTTGTTCCTCCATTCCGCACATGAAGATCTTGGAAAATCTAATCAGAGCATAGTGAGAATATGAGAAATGAGAGTGAGAAATGAGAGAGGCCGACAAAGTTCAAAAGAGATATAATCTAAGGTTTGATTTTAAATCAGTCATTGGATAAGGCTGGTTCCTAGTTAGAACTAACTGTTCACGGTATAGAAACTGGAAACCAATCGgtgttctcaaattttttgcGCGGGAACTGAATAGGGCCCCATGTGAACCGACATGGAACCATGTGGGTAAGGCCGGTTCGATTTAGCTCTTGGGTTAATTAGATCCGGTTGCTGGTCCCTAGGTTTGATTGAATGTTAGGTGGGCCAAGGTGAAGTGGACCTACGTCTGGATTTAATGAATGAAACGGCACATGAGGACACGAATAAGACGTAATAGGTTGGTATGATAATTGCAGCCTAAAAATCGAAACTCAACCACtaggggttcgccccagtggccacccttccaacttggaagggggaggtgaggggttcaaatccccactttctcggggggggatgggggtagggacgcgtaagtttcgagagtgggttgcgactcccacgcccggCAGCGGCGGGGCACAAGTCCAAGTGAGTGTAAAGTAGGCGTAGAGTaggaccgaaaaaaaaaaaaaattaaaggaaattctAAGCGACCTGGATAACTCTTTTTAGCAAATATTGACCAATGGACAACAGCACACATGTCACTCTCGACCTCATTTATCAGAATTATTCTCTCGTTTTTGGACAGAAGAAAGATTTTtgaaatacaaacaaaaaaaatatttcagagACCATGTACATGCATCTTGGACCCTAGGGTAAGACGGATGATTATTGCCCTCATCTCATGGTATATATTTCCCTTTCTTATATCTTATTGAATATGAGGTGTTTTTATTTCAGAAAGTTATTTCTGCTGAAAAAAcgatttcatttaaaaaaaaaatgttcagtTGTTTCCagattaggaaattcattttttttaaaaatttttagcatgattttatttttttaaggtaaATGATTTTCTGTTAGCTCATCATCTTCCATAAAATAAGCGCGtggcaaataattttttcactCGAGTAAGTACATCCATAGATTGGATGCATTCGTTGGACTTTTTTGATTCAATGAACCTAAAATGACAtctaaaaaggaaattctcttGAGGGCTTCTagagtgaggagagagagagagagagagagagagacctagTCTAATTAGGAGACATTTGTAGTCGGGCAGGGAACTGGTGTAGGAGACAACGACAGTATCACTATGTAATTACAAGCTACCGGGGAAAAGAATGCAAGGTACCTTGACTAGCCTACAAAGGTACAATGAATATTGATGTCGCAAAATTAGAATGCTCTCCATCTTGCAACTGGGACATCAAATCTTGGCAGAACATATCTACTTTGATGGATAAGGCCTAGGATGGTGATTTGCTGACAAGTGACTCTTTGTTGTTTTCCTAGCTATGTGATTGGAAACGGGTATTTTTATTAGTGCAATTCAGCAGCAGTACTTTATCCCCCCCCCCACCCTTTCTAGAACTACTGAGAAAatactaatatgcaatgcatagTCAAAAAATTTCTTAACAAGTGACTTGAgatatttattcataaaatatttttgttacagaaacatttgatttttcttgttaaTAATTATAAATCTCACGAAAAACAacggttgattttttttttgttagagcATCTTTTAGTAAAGTCCTATTGTTAatatttcaaattcattttatCAAATCAAGTTGATGACACATTTACATATAATAAGCCTCATTTTCCAATCACTTGTTAACAAGATTATTAATTAGTAAACATTTAATTTTCATAGTATTGATTATGCCTAGCACGGAAATAATAGTAGATTGAAAATTGTCATATTTccttatttgattatttaacagattttctttagttttttttttaaaaccaaaacACTATTAATAGGATTTGTACAGAATAAAAATCGCACGTCTCTTCATAAAATTTTCTACGTAATCATTAGTTTTGTCCGCATTATGTATAAATGCAGTCTATGCGATACTATCATACTGTCTTTTCACCTATTTATAGTAAGATGGTAGTAGGGAACTTGTCCACGATCTTCTCATGTATAATGATATTCGGATATAATGATGGATGAAATTAAAGAGTCAAATTGAAGTCTTTCGTTCGTTTACCAACCTTTATGGGTTGTCGAAAATTGCTTGCCTCGTGTGTCTTCCTTGGGACTTATGTTGTCATCAAACACGGGATTCCGTCACTTAGGTGCTTTTAGGGTCACTCATGTCGACTAAGTTTggctattttattttaaattttaacatttttggaGCGACATTTCTTGCGAGAAAACATTCAAAATAGCATTTCAAagtcttttaaattatttaatagatttattttttaaaattttttatttcgcAGAAAATTCTATTGTGGCTGCGGGACTATTCTATTGTGGCTGCGGGGCTAATTATTTGTCGTATGtgcattcaagatgaagaaattaattattatatcaTCTCATGGATATCTCTTAGGTGCTTATAGGGTCACTCATGTCGACTAAGTTTggctattttattttaaattttaacatttttggaGCGACATTTCTTGCGAGAAAACATTGAAAATAGCATTTCAAagtcttttaaattatttaatagattttatatatttttttttaatttcacagAAAATTCTATTGTGGCTGCGGGACTATGCTAATTATTTGTCGTATGTGCAGTCAAGATgaagaaattaattattatatcaTCTCATGGATAAATTAGATACACACACAAAATATGTAATATGAAATGGGTAGGGACGATTGACACGACTACTATGCGTTACCAAAAGGGTTCCACACTTGCATTAGACTCATGTGATTATTTAACTGATGTATTAGTGATTTCAATCATACGCAACATCTAGTCATtgttccttaccaaaaaaaaaaaaaaacatctagTCATTGTTTTCAAAGGTTCAACGAAATGGAATGGCGATCCATCGATGATTAGACTTGCCCTAAGTAGGTAGGATTATCTTCTTACCACATACAGAAAAGTACATTTCAAGAGAAGGTTCAAGACAAAGGGaaataggaatttttttttgaatcccGTACATTTTAAGAGAAGGTTCGATTTACTTATATCCTGTTTGCTGTCCAAGAAGAATTATAGAGCAACTTACAGTTGTACCGAAATTAAATACTCTCTTATttgattaaaatgaaaaaaataaataaagtcatTCACCTAAtagaaaattttggttttttcacCGCTAGATATTTCATTGAACCACCATCACTCGgcagatattttcttttccttgttgaaGGGGTTTAAGGACTAATATTCATTCATCATTTTCGAATGACATTTgattgcttttccttttgtttatgggcacttttctttgtttttctttttcatgaaataaacaaaggaaaagatagaCAGCTAATAATACCTGTCGGATAATGTTTGATTTCTTGAAAGTGGAGGATGGCGGCTCTGAATTTCATTATATTATCTTAGATTTGGCGTCGTTTTCGATCTTCGCTGGAAGAAGAGTAAAGAGAGCCAAGTAGAGCTCTTTTTGGAAGCATAATACTGCTGATAAGTAGAAACATCTACTgaataaaaaatctaagaaataCCGGGACGAGTAGAGAAAAGGTCctatttatatataattgatACCTCAATTTTGTGCTCAAACGTCATTTTCAAGtaaatatttttccttctaaaaatatatttatagatAAAGCATCTGCCATTGAAGGGTGAAATTCGAGAATATATAATTATACGTTATCGTTGTGGAGATGGCAAACTAACATTAAGAAGTATtcatttgaaagaaaatctagaGAGATACATGATTGACACATGTATTTGGGAGagttatcaaaaaagtcataaacctattgtaattgtgtcaatttagtcctaaacttttttttttttgccaatttagttctaaacattttacaattatgtcaatttagttcattcgaccaaaattggccggccggcgctgaCGTAGATGCCAACTAAGGACAACTGGCCAACGCtgatgtgacaatttttttatatttttttttgaatttttgaattttttttcccaccttcttcttcctctagccggctGACGTCGGCCAGAGGCGAGGGCTAGCGAGGTCAGCCTTGCCGGCCACTAGCAaaggcaagcctcgcctagtGACGACAGCcttgtaggggtgagcatcggtccgggttgaccctggaccgaccttggaccggcccaaccctgccgatCCTGATTCGGTTCCTAGGGAGACCTGGTCTGTCTCTGGTCCTAGAATTCCTAAACTAGCACTATACGGGTCGTTCTTCAGTCTTGAGAGGAGTTCGAGtaatttttatatagataaaaCCTTAAAATGAATAGAGTCAATAACATTAAaagctctttagtgaggagttcgagtaattttatattattctttaataactttggtttttgatgttttttatgccatcaatagtcataatttatgaagggggaaaatgtttttataatgAGTCATCACGGCGTCCAAAAAGGCACCTCATGGTATCATCATTTAATATTCGttttcttctgtcttatttgtccttttagtcttcaatttgctaaaatcgaaaaaaataacttctcgTCCGTTActtgacactcgcctcgctcacTTTAGGTCACTCGCGCCGCTCGCTGTTCGATGCTCGCTTCACTTGTTGCTTCCCActcgacattcgatgctcattttGTTTGACGCTTACCCAAGTTGACCCTCactgcttgcctttcttagctgaccttactcatcatcgaacccattaTGTCGATACGGTTCTCAGTTGCTCTTTCAagtagtacaaaaaatgaaataaaaaattattggttagtttttggttgaccttgaaactGGACCAAACCCATTAAGTTAATCCGATCCTCAATCACTTttttaaggaatacaaaaaatgaaatgaaggaGAATTTCTGGAGTTCTTCCCAACCTATTTTGTGTTCTTAGGCATGGAAAAAAATCTTACAACTGaggagttttttcttttcagattGTCTTTCTTCTGAGAGATTGCGAATGGCTTCATGGTGTCCTTATGGCATGACCATTGGCTATCATGTGGCCCTTTAGACTCTTTTGTACCGACTTCTCTTATGGAGTGTATCGATCTTCCTAGTTATGCTGTCATGGCGGATCTTTTCTCCCCTGCAGGTCACAGTCTTAAAGCTTTCCTAGAAAGTTAGGGCATCCCCATCCTGAATCCATCCTCAACTCTTGACCGTTTCTCTTGGCGCAACGATACTACCGGTATGTTCTCAGTTGCTTCTGCTTGGAACACCAttagagataaaagaaaaaagaaaaaagaaaaaaataccgTGTGCCTTGGGCCTCTCTCATTTGGATAACGCATTAGCCCCTCGCTTTCAATTTAATCTGTGGTTGATCGCCAAAAATCGGCTTCCTACTCAGACGCTTCTCCTATCTCATGGCAAAATTGATTATACGGTCTGTGCTTTCTGTAATGCCTTACCAGATTTAATTgaccatttattttttgaatgtgATACCTCAGCGACACTCGCTTACTTTTGGGCAATCAGGTGTAACCCTGGTGGAACAAACCTTGGATGGACAATCTCTCTTGAGCGTTGAAGTTTTTATTCCGTAAGGACTTCTATCACAGCATCGTGCGCTTCTCCTTCGGAGCCTTGTGCCACCttatttggaagaagagaaatagcaTTATCTTTCGGGGGGAAACCTTAGTGGTCTCAGCTCTAAAAAATCACCTTATAAAAGTTGTGAAGGACAAAGCTCTTACGTTTACCAATGTTCCGATTACTCCAAGAAACAAGAGGCTTCAAAGAAGTTGGGGCATTGACCCCTCGGTTTTTGGTATGGCCTCGCCTTTGTAGTGATGTCAGCTGTGCCTTCCttcgtctttttctttccttaccTAGGCTCTCCGTTCTTTGCCTTTTTCAGTTTACTGGTCAAGGTTTGTTGGGCCTCGTTCTGTGGCGTGTTTGAATCGTggctgttttgttttttcttgttgttgCCCTTGTGGCCTTTTATTCGGCTCCCTTTCACTCTTCCTGTAGTTGCAGTTAGAGTGTAAGCTTTTTGGCGTTGATTTCTGTATATTTGTccaaagctcaatatattcttacctttaacaaaaaaaaaatgaaaagaaaatttatcgGTTGGTCTTGGGTTGATCGTAAAACTAGATTGAACTCATTAGGTCAGTCCGGTCCTCGATCCCAAACTCAATAGGGTCAGTCCTCGGTtcaaaaaattgaggatcaacactatgcgggttggtcctaggattAAGGGGTGGACTgacccaacccggaccatgcttaCTCCTatagcctcgccggccactagcgaggctatCGTCGTCAGATCTGGATGGCGAGGCTCAACC harbors:
- the LOC104435465 gene encoding LOW QUALITY PROTEIN: BAHD acyltransferase DCR (The sequence of the model RefSeq protein was modified relative to this genomic sequence to represent the inferred CDS: inserted 3 bases in 3 codons; deleted 4 bases in 2 codons); the protein is MPSSSPSLTITSKSTVYPSTPTPAAAPPPPPPPLKLSVSDLPMLSCHYIQKGVLLSDPLSSFSDLILLLKRALSLALSHFPALAGRLSTDPXGHVHILCNDAGVDFIEARAKHLTVRGVLSPDRDVPDCVKQFFAFDRTVSYNGHFLPLLAVQVTELADGVFVGCTVNHAVTDGTSFWHFFNSFAEAARGSKRPSNSPDFCRDNAFVSPSAVLRLPAGGPAVTFSQHEPLRERIFHFSRAAILKMKSVANGAGVSPAVAEIMGKRSNDGFLAGNGKVAPTEISSFQSLCGQLWRSVTRARKLAPSKTSTFRMAVNCRHRIEPRIEPYYFGNAIQSIPTAAPAGELLSRDLAWSAGLLHRNVVAHGDATVRRGVEAWEREPRLXPLGNFDGASITMGXSPRFPMYANDFGWGRPLAVRSGRANKFDGKISAFPGREGGGSVDLEVVLAPATMAGLENDAEFMQYVSSVG